One Dehalococcoidia bacterium DNA segment encodes these proteins:
- a CDS encoding dihydrofolate reductase family protein has translation MPKLRVHNFSISLDGYGAGPRQDLDNPLGVGGPRLHEWAFATRTFQRMFGTGGGAAGLDDEFAARGDAGIGATIIGRNMFGPIRGPWSDDQWKGWWGDNPPYHHPVFVLTHYPRPSITMQGGTTFHFVPDGIEAALKQAYAAADGRDVRLGGGAATIQQYLRAGLIDEMHFVIVPILLGSGERLFDRLDGGPHGYECVEHVSSPAVTHVRLARTATGPRP, from the coding sequence ATGCCAAAGCTGCGCGTACACAACTTCTCGATCTCTCTGGACGGCTACGGAGCCGGCCCCAGGCAGGATCTCGACAACCCGCTGGGCGTGGGTGGCCCGCGGCTGCACGAGTGGGCGTTCGCCACTCGCACCTTCCAGAGGATGTTCGGCACGGGCGGCGGCGCCGCGGGGCTCGACGACGAGTTCGCCGCACGGGGCGACGCCGGCATCGGCGCCACGATCATAGGGCGCAACATGTTCGGTCCAATCCGCGGACCGTGGAGCGACGACCAGTGGAAGGGCTGGTGGGGAGACAACCCGCCGTACCATCACCCGGTCTTCGTGCTCACCCACTATCCGCGCCCCTCGATCACGATGCAGGGCGGCACGACGTTCCATTTCGTACCCGATGGCATCGAGGCCGCGCTGAAGCAGGCATACGCTGCCGCGGACGGCAGGGACGTGCGGCTCGGCGGCGGCGCGGCCACCATTCAGCAATACCTCCGCGCCGGCCTGATCGACGAAATGCACTTTGTAATCGTGCCGATCCTGCTCGGCAGCGGCGAGCGGCTCTTCGACCGTCTCGACGGCGGCCCGCATGGCTACGAGTGCGTCGAGCACGTCAGCTCGCCCGCCGTCACGCACGTCCGCCTCGCGCGGACGGCGACGGGGCCGCGGCCCTGA
- a CDS encoding geranylgeranyl reductase family protein: MANARAADFEVAVVGAGPAGATAARGLAAAGARVALIERARLPRYKSCAGGIPLRTAALLPPGVDSVVEDSVRGLNVSYLGRGRFTRWSRRPFALMVMRDRFDNFLAESAAEAGAEVLAGSPVSAVERDGAGFMLTVGGQRLSSRFVIGADGANSGVARAAGLGAGLAQSVALEAEVCGRPGDLDRWRGTVNIDFGYRPWGYGWVFPKQARLSIGLVLPPGGGPDLRSHLQVYLGRLGLADAEIERVVGHKLLFRRGREPIAGDGVLLAGDAAGLADEFTEEGIYYAVRSGGLAAQAVLRALGAGQTSLVGYERAIDRLIMPELRAARRIAIMFYLSLRRATRPMLWLSERVSYFWNAFFRIQQGASSYDRELRRAFWLRPFLSLVDRAALG, encoded by the coding sequence ATGGCGAATGCCCGGGCTGCGGACTTTGAGGTGGCGGTAGTGGGCGCCGGGCCGGCCGGGGCGACGGCGGCGCGCGGGCTGGCCGCGGCCGGGGCTCGCGTTGCGCTGATCGAGCGGGCACGGCTGCCGCGCTACAAGAGCTGCGCCGGCGGCATCCCCCTGCGCACGGCCGCGCTGCTGCCGCCAGGGGTGGATAGCGTTGTCGAGGACTCGGTGCGCGGCCTCAACGTCAGTTATCTCGGCCGCGGGCGCTTCACACGCTGGTCCAGGCGGCCGTTCGCCCTCATGGTGATGCGCGACCGCTTCGACAATTTCTTGGCTGAGAGTGCAGCGGAGGCGGGCGCGGAGGTACTCGCCGGCAGCCCGGTGAGCGCTGTCGAGCGAGACGGCGCGGGTTTCATGCTCACGGTCGGCGGGCAGCGCTTGAGCTCACGCTTCGTGATCGGCGCCGACGGGGCGAACAGCGGTGTGGCGCGCGCCGCGGGTCTCGGCGCCGGCCTGGCACAGAGCGTGGCGCTGGAGGCCGAAGTCTGCGGCCGGCCCGGCGATCTCGACCGCTGGCGAGGCACGGTCAACATCGATTTCGGCTACCGGCCCTGGGGCTACGGCTGGGTCTTTCCCAAGCAAGCGCGTCTCTCGATCGGGCTGGTGCTGCCGCCGGGCGGCGGGCCGGACCTGCGCTCGCACCTGCAGGTCTATCTTGGCCGCCTCGGGCTCGCCGATGCAGAGATCGAGCGCGTGGTCGGTCACAAGCTGCTCTTCCGGCGCGGGCGCGAGCCGATCGCCGGCGACGGCGTGCTGCTGGCCGGCGACGCTGCCGGGCTGGCCGACGAGTTTACCGAAGAAGGCATCTACTATGCCGTGCGCAGCGGCGGACTGGCGGCGCAGGCGGTACTGCGGGCGCTTGGCGCCGGGCAGACCTCGCTCGTCGGCTACGAACGCGCGATTGACCGCTTGATCATGCCTGAGCTGCGCGCGGCACGGCGCATCGCGATCATGTTCTATCTCTCGCTGCGTCGCGCCACGCGGCCGATGCTCTGGCTCAGCGAGCGTGTGAGCTACTTCTGGAACGCCTTCTTTCGCATCCAGCAGGGCGCGTCGAGCTACGATCGCGAGCTGCGCCGCGCCTTCTGGCTGCGGCCGTTCCTGTCGCTGGTGGACCGTGCCGCCCTCGGTTGA
- the nth gene encoding endonuclease III codes for MARLHGSYGELRWRPHHDAISELVLTILSQHTADRASGRAFSELLATFPGWDAIREADPSAIARAVRWAGLSEMKAPRIKAVLQRVQAERGGYDLSFLGDPKLPLDEARAWLMDLPGVGPKTAACVLMFALGRPALPVDTHVYRVGQRLGFIPPRMSADKAHAHLEALVPESQVYAFHVGLIKHGRHVCYAQRPNCAGCVLNDICPSAFTFGNAPAAVRN; via the coding sequence ATGGCACGGCTGCACGGCAGCTATGGCGAGCTGCGCTGGCGCCCGCACCACGACGCGATCTCCGAGCTGGTGCTGACCATCCTCTCGCAGCACACGGCCGATCGCGCCTCCGGCCGCGCCTTCTCCGAGCTGCTGGCCACCTTTCCCGGCTGGGACGCGATCCGGGAGGCCGATCCTTCGGCCATCGCCCGTGCGGTGCGCTGGGCCGGCCTCTCCGAGATGAAGGCGCCGCGCATCAAGGCCGTGCTGCAGCGCGTGCAGGCGGAACGCGGCGGCTACGATCTCAGCTTCCTCGGCGATCCGAAGCTGCCGCTGGACGAAGCGCGGGCCTGGCTGATGGATCTGCCCGGCGTGGGGCCGAAGACCGCGGCGTGCGTGCTGATGTTCGCGCTGGGCCGGCCGGCGCTGCCGGTAGACACGCACGTCTACCGCGTGGGCCAGCGGCTCGGCTTCATCCCGCCGAGGATGAGCGCGGACAAGGCGCACGCCCACCTCGAAGCCCTGGTGCCCGAATCACAGGTCTATGCCTTCCACGTCGGCCTGATCAAGCACGGCCGCCACGTCTGTTACGCCCAGCGCCCGAACTGCGCCGGCTGCGTCCTGAACGACATCTGCCCCAGCGCCTTCACGTTCGGCAACGCGCCAGCGGCGGTACGCAACTGA
- a CDS encoding M15 family metallopeptidase → MPQTRRSNLPPAHRRSRRRFPLRLLAVAIVLLAAAFLLVSICSSGGKQPKARNDAQPTAGAAPAAPSSRAAAGSRGGSPRPGATPGVGGFAPVSPTPQATCAPSDLLRLVDKDHALPDDYLPPDLVNVEPKDASPGSPTVVQLRKEADGALHSMLEAARAQNIFFLAQSAYRSYQYQSQVYQQEVNSVGQAQADRESARPGHSEHQLGLAIDFTTRGLDFDLNQSFAATPEGRWLAQHAAEFGFVLSYPEGKEAQTGYEYEPWHYRYIGTGAAQQFVQSGQTLNQWLTSRQLGCGA, encoded by the coding sequence ATGCCGCAGACCCGCCGCAGTAATCTGCCGCCCGCTCACCGCCGCTCCCGCCGTCGCTTCCCACTTCGGCTGCTCGCCGTCGCAATCGTGCTCTTGGCCGCCGCGTTTCTGCTGGTCAGCATCTGCAGCTCTGGCGGCAAGCAGCCGAAGGCGAGGAACGACGCACAGCCCACGGCCGGCGCCGCGCCTGCCGCACCCAGTAGCCGCGCCGCGGCCGGATCCCGCGGCGGCTCGCCGCGCCCCGGCGCAACGCCAGGCGTGGGCGGCTTCGCGCCCGTGTCGCCCACGCCGCAGGCGACCTGTGCCCCGTCCGATCTGCTGCGGCTGGTGGACAAGGACCACGCCCTGCCCGACGACTATCTGCCGCCGGACCTGGTCAACGTTGAGCCGAAGGACGCCTCGCCCGGCTCGCCGACCGTGGTGCAGCTGCGCAAGGAGGCGGACGGCGCACTGCATAGCATGCTGGAGGCGGCGCGGGCGCAGAACATCTTCTTCCTCGCACAGTCGGCCTACCGCTCGTACCAGTACCAGAGCCAGGTCTACCAGCAGGAGGTGAACAGTGTCGGCCAGGCGCAGGCCGATCGCGAGAGCGCCCGCCCCGGACACAGCGAGCACCAGCTCGGCCTGGCGATCGATTTCACCACGCGCGGCCTCGACTTCGACCTGAACCAGTCATTCGCCGCCACGCCGGAGGGCCGTTGGCTGGCGCAGCACGCGGCGGAGTTCGGCTTTGTGCTGAGCTACCCCGAGGGCAAAGAGGCGCAGACCGGTTACGAGTACGAACCCTGGCACTACCGCTACATCGGTACCGGCGCCGCACAGCAGTTCGTGCAATCCGGCCAGACGCTGAACCAGTGGCTCACCTCGCGGCAGCTCGGCTGCGGGGCGTAA
- a CDS encoding MFS transporter, with amino-acid sequence MQPVHAERAGAVDPRRWWTLGAMCLAMAMTFLDATIVNVALPSIQRGLSASLSDLQWVLDAYTLALAVLLVSGGRFGDLFGRKRVVLAGVAVFTLGSAMGGLAQDIGFLIAARALQGVGGAMLIPGTLSIITQSFDGPERGAAIGIWSGVSSLAIALGPVVGGVLVEKATWQSIFWVNVPVGVCTVIIGMYTVRESTDETASRRIDVAGVGLITLALLALSIAFIEGDSKGWTSLFTLGMMGGGVLLLLLFALNEARTRHALLDLRFFRLPTFSGANVAIFASTFSMFAYYFLLSLYLQDLLGYSALEAGLRLLPETLIVALVAPFAGRITDRFGPRNPLAAGMFLLAVSLLLATRWTATTSYAGLLPALLLNGIGQGLVTTPAMAAVMGSVPRERSGAASGVVNTMRQVGGLLGVAALGALFSHLVSSQFVEKAAGLGLGDRLTPLGQQVAGGGVKAVIGLAPDVAERARAAATTAFVHGFSETLYVNAAVLLIGTLVALLFVKSDRFGAVIAEDEHEPPRATEPDRTDAAALITDVRA; translated from the coding sequence ATGCAACCGGTGCACGCGGAGCGGGCCGGCGCCGTCGACCCCCGCCGCTGGTGGACGCTCGGCGCCATGTGCCTCGCCATGGCGATGACCTTTTTGGATGCCACGATCGTCAACGTGGCATTACCCTCGATCCAGCGCGGGCTCTCTGCCAGCCTCTCCGATCTGCAATGGGTGCTCGACGCCTACACGCTGGCGCTGGCGGTGCTGCTGGTCAGCGGCGGGCGCTTCGGCGATCTGTTCGGCCGCAAGCGCGTGGTGCTGGCCGGCGTGGCGGTTTTCACCCTTGGATCGGCGATGGGCGGGCTGGCGCAGGATATCGGCTTCCTGATCGCCGCACGGGCCTTGCAGGGCGTCGGCGGCGCCATGCTGATCCCCGGCACACTCTCGATCATCACGCAGAGCTTCGACGGCCCCGAGCGCGGCGCCGCCATCGGCATCTGGTCCGGCGTCAGCAGTCTGGCGATCGCGCTGGGACCGGTGGTCGGCGGCGTGCTCGTCGAGAAGGCGACCTGGCAATCGATCTTCTGGGTCAACGTGCCGGTCGGCGTCTGCACGGTGATCATCGGTATGTACACGGTGCGGGAGAGCACGGACGAGACGGCGTCGCGACGCATCGACGTGGCCGGCGTCGGCCTGATCACCCTGGCGCTGCTGGCGCTCTCGATCGCCTTCATCGAGGGCGACAGCAAGGGTTGGACCTCCCTCTTCACCCTCGGCATGATGGGCGGCGGCGTGCTCTTGCTGCTGCTGTTCGCGCTGAACGAGGCGCGCACGCGGCATGCACTGCTCGATCTGCGCTTCTTCCGCCTGCCAACTTTCTCCGGCGCGAACGTGGCGATCTTCGCTTCGACCTTCAGCATGTTCGCCTACTACTTCCTGCTGAGCCTCTACTTGCAGGATCTGCTGGGCTACAGCGCCCTGGAAGCGGGACTGCGGCTGCTGCCGGAGACGCTGATCGTCGCCTTGGTGGCGCCCTTCGCCGGCCGCATCACCGATCGCTTCGGGCCGCGCAACCCGCTGGCCGCCGGCATGTTCCTGCTGGCCGTTTCGCTGCTGCTGGCCACGCGCTGGACCGCGACGACGAGCTACGCGGGCTTGCTGCCGGCCCTGTTGTTGAACGGCATCGGCCAGGGACTGGTGACGACGCCGGCGATGGCCGCGGTGATGGGTTCGGTGCCGCGCGAGCGCTCGGGCGCCGCTTCGGGCGTCGTCAACACGATGCGGCAGGTGGGCGGCCTGCTCGGCGTGGCGGCGTTAGGGGCGCTGTTCAGCCACCTGGTCAGCAGCCAGTTCGTGGAGAAGGCCGCGGGCCTCGGTCTTGGCGACCGGCTCACGCCGCTGGGGCAGCAGGTGGCGGGCGGCGGCGTCAAGGCCGTAATCGGCCTGGCGCCCGATGTGGCGGAGCGCGCCCGCGCCGCGGCCACGACGGCCTTCGTCCATGGCTTCTCCGAGACGCTGTACGTGAACGCGGCCGTGCTGCTGATCGGCACGCTCGTGGCGCTGCTGTTCGTGAAGAGTGACCGTTTCGGCGCCGTGATTGCCGAGGACGAACATGAACCGCCGCGCGCAACCGAGCCAGACCGCACGGACGCCGCGGCCCTGATCACGGATGTGCGCGCGTGA
- a CDS encoding cyclase family protein, translating to MPLYDATLPLTPEMATWPGEPGPERTLIKSIDKGDPANVSKLTLGVHTGTHVDAPVHFIPGAGGIETVPLGALIGPGLVCDVGEALAVTAALLESLHIPAGTERLLFKSRNSGFLHDRQFHQDFTYIAHDAAHWLVAHGIRLAGIDYLSVEQFGAEPETHRTLLGAGVAVVEGANLREVPAGSYTIMALPIRLVGSDGGSARLVLQG from the coding sequence GTGCCACTGTACGATGCGACGCTGCCGCTCACACCCGAGATGGCGACCTGGCCGGGCGAGCCGGGGCCGGAGCGCACGCTGATCAAGAGCATCGACAAGGGCGACCCGGCCAACGTCTCCAAGCTCACGCTCGGCGTGCACACCGGCACCCACGTCGATGCGCCGGTGCACTTCATTCCCGGCGCGGGCGGCATCGAGACCGTGCCGCTGGGCGCCCTCATCGGGCCGGGCCTGGTCTGCGACGTGGGCGAGGCGCTGGCCGTCACGGCCGCGCTGCTGGAGTCGCTGCACATCCCGGCCGGCACGGAGCGCCTGCTATTCAAGTCGCGCAACAGCGGCTTCCTGCATGACCGGCAGTTCCACCAGGACTTCACCTACATCGCCCACGACGCGGCGCACTGGCTGGTGGCGCACGGCATTCGCCTCGCCGGCATCGACTATCTCTCGGTCGAGCAGTTCGGCGCGGAACCAGAGACGCACCGCACGCTGCTCGGCGCGGGCGTGGCGGTGGTGGAAGGCGCCAACCTGCGCGAGGTGCCCGCCGGATCCTACACGATCATGGCGCTGCCGATCCGGCTCGTCGGCAGCGACGGCGGTTCGGCTCGGCTGGTGCTGCAAGGCTGA
- a CDS encoding limonene-1,2-epoxide hydrolase family protein, translating to MSDALQTVQEFCAAWSKLDAELLLGYFAEDAVYHNIPMQPMHGREAIGGFLRRFTGQASAAQFEMLHIAASGDTVLTERIDRFTLGERRIALPVMGVFELRDGKIAAWRDYFDLTDWQKQSRG from the coding sequence ATGAGTGATGCACTCCAGACCGTGCAGGAGTTCTGCGCGGCCTGGTCAAAGCTGGACGCGGAGCTGCTGCTCGGCTACTTCGCCGAGGACGCGGTCTACCACAACATTCCCATGCAGCCGATGCACGGACGCGAGGCCATTGGCGGCTTCCTGCGCCGGTTCACAGGGCAGGCGAGCGCGGCGCAGTTCGAGATGCTGCACATCGCCGCCAGCGGCGATACGGTGCTGACCGAGCGCATCGACCGCTTCACCCTGGGCGAGCGACGGATCGCGCTGCCGGTGATGGGCGTCTTCGAGCTGCGCGACGGCAAGATCGCCGCCTGGCGCGACTACTTCGACCTGACCGACTGGCAGAAACAGTCGCGCGGTTGA